In the genome of Alphaproteobacteria bacterium, one region contains:
- the mreC gene encoding rod shape-determining protein MreC — protein sequence MARPPASTIVRYAIPLKVLLQRFALATTVLLAFGLMLLAKADSRFMERVRVAVADMMSPIVDAASEPAQSVSDFMDSLTELAVLREENARLREENARLLEWERAARAMQAQNHALRALTNFVDVPAAAQIAARVIGDSSGVYVRSLLVAVGSVDGVAKGQAVMTGEGLVGRITEVGQRAARVLLITDLNSRIPVRVERTRGRAILLGDNTDLPLLQYLPSADSVAPGDRVVTSGDAGVFPPGLAVGEVVAVTDGTVRVQPFVDWDRLELVRVVDFALPGLIDDFHNDGEMADQPAGPEADVPEAPGPANMVTPVSDGTAVHQQ from the coding sequence ATGGCACGACCCCCGGCCAGCACGATTGTCCGCTATGCGATTCCGTTGAAGGTCCTGTTGCAGCGCTTCGCGCTGGCGACGACCGTGCTGCTCGCATTCGGGCTGATGCTGCTGGCCAAGGCCGACTCCCGGTTCATGGAGCGGGTGCGGGTCGCGGTCGCCGACATGATGTCGCCCATCGTCGACGCGGCGTCCGAACCGGCGCAGTCGGTGTCCGACTTCATGGATTCGCTGACCGAGCTGGCGGTGCTGCGCGAGGAGAACGCGCGGCTGCGCGAGGAGAACGCTCGCCTGCTGGAGTGGGAACGGGCGGCGCGCGCCATGCAGGCGCAGAACCACGCGCTGCGCGCGCTGACCAACTTCGTCGACGTGCCGGCGGCGGCCCAGATCGCCGCGCGAGTGATCGGCGACAGCAGCGGCGTCTACGTGCGCAGCCTGCTGGTGGCCGTCGGCAGCGTCGACGGCGTCGCCAAGGGCCAGGCGGTGATGACCGGCGAGGGGCTGGTCGGGCGCATCACCGAGGTCGGCCAGCGGGCCGCGCGGGTGTTGCTGATCACCGATCTCAATTCCCGCATCCCGGTGCGCGTGGAGCGGACGCGGGGCCGCGCCATCCTGCTGGGCGACAACACCGACCTGCCATTGCTGCAATACCTGCCCAGCGCCGACTCGGTGGCGCCCGGCGATCGGGTGGTGACGTCCGGCGACGCCGGGGTGTTCCCGCCGGGCCTCGCGGTCGGCGAGGTGGTGGCGGTGACCGACGGCACCGTGCGCGTACAGCCGTTCGTCGACTGGGACCGGCTGGAACTGGTGCGGGTGGTGGACTTCGCGCTGCCCGGCCTGATCGACGACTTCCACAACGACGGTGAGATGGCCGACCAGCCGGCGGGGCCCGAGGCCGACGTGCCGGAGGCGCCGGGCCCGGCCAACATGGTCACGCCGGTGTCCGACGGCACCGCGGTGCACCAGCAGTGA
- the rodA gene encoding rod shape-determining protein RodA produces MALTSTLPVERLTLTRRLLGINWMLLVLVTGLAATGVAMLYSAGNGSFHPWASAHALRYAVCTAIMLVVAVIDLRLLLRMAYVFYFLTLALLIGVEVMGSIGMGAQRWIDLGIIKLQPSELMKLALVLALARYFHGCTHLDLRRVTMMVPPVLLTLMPIALVMKQPDLGTAVTLGLGATAVFFVAGVRLWMFAVVGVALAGAAPLAWNMLHDYQRQRVMTFLDPESDPLGAGYHILQSKIALGSGGLFGRGFLQGSQSHGSFLPEKQTDFVFTMLAEEFGLVGGLALLTLYLMVIGFCIAIGLRARNQFGRILSFGVGFTLFLYVFINVAMVSGLMPVVGVPLPLISYGGTAMLTAMIGIGLVMNVYVSRDLRIGRRADDD; encoded by the coding sequence ATGGCGCTGACCTCGACCCTGCCCGTCGAACGGTTGACCCTGACCCGCCGGCTGCTCGGCATCAACTGGATGCTGCTGGTCCTGGTCACCGGCCTGGCCGCCACCGGCGTCGCGATGCTCTATTCCGCCGGCAACGGCAGCTTCCATCCGTGGGCTTCGGCCCATGCGCTGCGCTATGCCGTCTGCACCGCGATCATGCTGGTGGTGGCGGTGATCGACCTGCGCCTGCTGCTGCGCATGGCCTATGTCTTCTATTTCCTGACGCTGGCCCTGCTGATAGGCGTGGAGGTGATGGGCAGCATCGGCATGGGCGCCCAGCGCTGGATCGACCTCGGCATCATCAAGCTGCAGCCGTCGGAACTGATGAAGCTGGCGCTGGTGCTGGCGCTGGCCCGCTATTTTCACGGCTGCACCCACCTGGACCTGCGTCGGGTGACAATGATGGTGCCGCCGGTGCTGCTGACGCTGATGCCGATCGCGCTGGTGATGAAGCAGCCCGACCTCGGCACCGCGGTGACGCTCGGGCTCGGCGCCACCGCCGTGTTCTTCGTCGCCGGGGTCAGGCTGTGGATGTTCGCGGTGGTCGGCGTCGCGCTGGCCGGGGCGGCGCCGCTGGCGTGGAACATGCTGCACGACTATCAGCGCCAGCGCGTGATGACCTTCCTCGACCCGGAGAGCGACCCGCTCGGCGCCGGCTACCACATCCTGCAATCCAAGATCGCGCTCGGCTCCGGCGGCCTGTTCGGCCGCGGTTTCCTGCAGGGCAGCCAGAGCCACGGCAGCTTCCTGCCCGAGAAGCAGACCGACTTCGTCTTCACCATGCTGGCGGAGGAATTCGGGCTGGTCGGCGGGCTTGCGCTGCTCACCCTCTATCTGATGGTGATCGGCTTCTGCATCGCGATCGGCCTGCGAGCGCGCAACCAGTTCGGCCGCATCCTCAGCTTCGGCGTCGGCTTCACCCTGTTCCTCTATGTCTTCATCAACGTCGCCATGGTTTCGGGCCTGATGCCGGTGGTGGGCGTGCCGTTGCCGCTGATCTCCTACGGCGGCACGGCGATGCTGACCGCGATGATCGGCATCGGACTGGTGATGAACGTCTACGTCAGCCGCGACTTGCGCATCGGTCGGCGGGCCGACGACGACTGA
- a CDS encoding RidA family protein: MRKIADADGVHPPFANYSHAAEVEAGSRMVFVSGQLGIDAAGRVPEDTAEQAELIFRAIARILAEAGMAMADVVRLNAYVVDRADLAAYMAVRDRHVASPPPASTLLLVPGFAGPQFKLEVEAVAARPA, from the coding sequence ATGCGCAAGATCGCGGATGCCGACGGCGTCCACCCGCCATTCGCCAACTACAGCCATGCCGCCGAGGTCGAAGCCGGCAGCCGGATGGTCTTCGTCTCCGGCCAGCTCGGCATCGACGCCGCGGGCCGTGTGCCGGAGGACACCGCCGAGCAGGCCGAGCTGATCTTCCGGGCGATCGCCCGCATCCTGGCGGAAGCCGGCATGGCGATGGCGGACGTCGTCCGGCTGAATGCCTATGTGGTCGACCGCGCCGACCTGGCCGCCTACATGGCCGTGCGCGACCGCCACGTCGCCAGCCCGCCGCCGGCCAGCACGCTGCTGCTGGTCCCCGGCTTCGCCGGCCCGCAGTTCAAGCTGGAAGTGGAGGCGGTGGCGGCACGGCCGGCCTGA
- a CDS encoding exonuclease domain-containing protein has protein sequence MARAPSARRSLFVGALTCALVFAIAVVVGLIGWSRSGAPAIMLVVLGACAAVGLAGFWIVIGLLDDHFDGLERLRGRLVMMRAEAAGHARRDAAAEPWRQDAEGGRLADAALALAQVWQEARAAPDSRLTAMVAAIPDGIVSVTETGLVSLANAPARRLLGGARAALGTSIYAALDDRDLGEAWRSARADGLAVARRLRHVDGHTVSARVIDLGPGQGALIMMEPPPPHGGAAADDEGLLCDPSLHEEPPAPLPIGDDTPLDALPAWVLDLETTGLDVRADRIVSIGAIRQHGARLFRGTVIDQLVNPGRAIPAASSAVHGITDRMVEAAPGFAEAYARIGPRLAGCALVGHNIGFDLTVLRSEAARCGIEWAAPPALDTFLLVAALEPKRTDLNLEALARAYAVPLTARHTALGDCLTTGELYLRLLPLLAERGVVTFGAARAFARGARHALAHQRAAGWIEP, from the coding sequence ATGGCCCGAGCGCCGTCGGCCCGGCGCAGCCTGTTCGTCGGCGCGCTGACCTGCGCGCTGGTGTTCGCCATCGCCGTGGTCGTCGGCCTGATCGGCTGGAGCCGCAGCGGCGCACCGGCGATCATGCTGGTCGTCCTCGGCGCCTGCGCCGCAGTCGGCCTGGCCGGCTTCTGGATCGTGATCGGGCTGCTCGACGACCATTTCGACGGGCTGGAGCGGCTGCGCGGCCGCCTGGTGATGATGCGCGCCGAGGCGGCCGGCCACGCCCGCCGCGACGCCGCCGCCGAGCCGTGGCGGCAGGATGCCGAGGGCGGGCGGCTGGCGGACGCCGCGCTGGCCCTGGCGCAGGTGTGGCAGGAAGCCCGCGCCGCACCCGACTCCCGGCTGACCGCCATGGTCGCGGCCATCCCGGACGGCATCGTCTCGGTGACGGAAACGGGACTGGTCAGCCTGGCCAACGCGCCGGCCCGGCGCCTGCTCGGCGGCGCGCGCGCCGCGCTCGGCACCAGCATCTACGCCGCGCTCGACGACCGCGATCTCGGCGAGGCCTGGCGCAGCGCCCGCGCGGACGGGCTAGCGGTCGCCCGCCGCCTGCGGCACGTCGACGGCCACACGGTGTCGGCACGGGTGATCGATCTCGGCCCGGGCCAGGGCGCCCTGATCATGATGGAACCGCCGCCGCCGCACGGCGGGGCGGCAGCGGACGACGAAGGCCTGCTCTGCGACCCGAGCCTGCACGAGGAGCCGCCGGCGCCGCTGCCGATCGGCGACGACACCCCGCTCGATGCCCTGCCCGCCTGGGTGCTGGACCTGGAGACCACCGGGCTGGACGTGCGGGCCGACCGCATCGTCTCGATCGGCGCGATCCGGCAGCACGGCGCCCGGCTGTTCCGCGGCACGGTGATCGACCAGCTGGTCAATCCCGGCCGCGCCATCCCGGCCGCATCCAGCGCCGTGCACGGCATCACCGACCGCATGGTCGAGGCCGCTCCCGGCTTCGCCGAGGCCTACGCGCGCATTGGGCCGCGGCTGGCCGGCTGCGCCCTGGTCGGGCACAACATCGGCTTCGACCTGACCGTGCTGCGCAGCGAGGCGGCGCGCTGCGGCATCGAATGGGCGGCGCCCCCCGCGCTGGATACCTTTCTGCTGGTCGCGGCGCTGGAACCGAAGCGCACCGACCTCAACCTGGAAGCGCTGGCCAGGGCCTACGCGGTGCCGCTGACCGCGCGGCACACCGCGCTGGGCGACTGCCTGACCACCGGCGAGCTCTATCTACGGCTGCTGCCGCTGCTGGCCGAACGCGGGGTGGTCACCTTTGGCGCGGCGCGCGCGTTCGCCCGGGGCGCCCGGCACGCGCTGGCCCACCAGCGCGCCGCCGGCTGGATCGAGCCATGA
- a CDS encoding glycerophosphodiester phosphodiesterase family protein — MTLITAHRGGAGLWPENSLTAFRGAVGLRGLNAVELDVQACRDGRLVVFHDDTLERTSDGSGRLVELDFETVRRSRLTGTGGEPPPTLDEVLALLVPTRLELKLEIKVADGADADDMVARSVAATDAHGMTGRTLFMSFDRPAIAALGRLGRRLAYSVLTSWKADEAEARMAALVDEALAAHAAAIGVGSKPPDDAAGQLAARAALIARARAAGLRAAVWTVNAVDDLRAWLGNDAVDDVTTDWPDRALAIRDAAGASPWR, encoded by the coding sequence ATGACCCTGATCACCGCGCATCGCGGCGGTGCTGGCCTGTGGCCCGAGAACAGCCTGACCGCGTTCCGCGGCGCCGTCGGACTGCGCGGCCTGAACGCGGTCGAGCTCGACGTGCAGGCCTGCCGTGACGGCCGCCTGGTGGTGTTCCACGACGACACGCTCGAACGCACCAGCGACGGCAGCGGCCGGCTGGTCGAGCTCGACTTCGAAACGGTTCGCCGCAGCCGTTTGACCGGTACCGGCGGCGAGCCGCCGCCGACGCTGGACGAGGTGCTGGCGCTGCTGGTGCCGACCCGGCTGGAACTGAAGCTCGAGATCAAGGTGGCGGACGGGGCCGACGCCGACGACATGGTGGCCCGCAGCGTTGCGGCGACCGACGCGCACGGCATGACCGGGCGCACCCTGTTCATGAGCTTCGACCGCCCGGCGATCGCGGCGCTGGGCCGCCTCGGCCGTAGGCTCGCCTACAGCGTGCTGACCAGCTGGAAGGCCGACGAGGCCGAAGCGCGGATGGCCGCGCTGGTCGACGAGGCGCTGGCCGCCCATGCGGCGGCGATCGGCGTCGGCAGCAAGCCGCCGGACGATGCCGCCGGCCAGCTGGCCGCGCGTGCCGCGCTGATCGCGCGCGCGCGCGCCGCCGGGCTGCGCGCCGCGGTGTGGACCGTGAACGCTGTCGACGACCTGCGCGCCTGGCTCGGCAACGACGCCGTCGACGACGTCACCACCGACTGGCCCGACCGGGCGCTGGCGATCCGCGACGCAGCCGGGGCTTCGCCGTGGAGGTGA
- a CDS encoding rod shape-determining protein — translation MLSKLLGMMSADMAIDLGTANTLVYVKGRGIVLNEPSVVAIANVRGRQQVLAVGEEAKQMLGRTPGNIQAIRPLRDGVIADFEVAEEMIKHFIRKVHNRRSFASPQVIICVPSGSTAVERRAIQESAESAGARRVFLIEEPMAAAIGAGLPVTEPTGSMVVDIGGGTTEVAVLSLGGIVYSRSVRVGGDKMDEAIIGYIRRTHNLLIGEGTAERIKKQIGSACPPEDGEGAVMEIKGRDLMNGVPKELVISERQVAESLAEPVSAIVEAVKVALEHTAPELAADIVDKGIVLTGGGALLGNLDYVLRHATGLPVSIGDDALSCVALGTGRALEELKTLRHVLINQ, via the coding sequence ATGTTGTCCAAACTCCTCGGTATGATGTCGGCCGACATGGCCATCGACCTGGGCACGGCCAACACGCTGGTCTACGTCAAGGGTCGCGGCATCGTGCTGAACGAGCCCTCGGTGGTGGCCATCGCCAATGTCCGCGGCCGCCAGCAGGTGCTGGCGGTGGGCGAGGAGGCCAAGCAGATGCTGGGCCGCACGCCCGGCAACATCCAGGCGATCCGGCCGCTGCGCGATGGCGTCATCGCGGACTTCGAGGTCGCCGAGGAGATGATCAAGCACTTCATCCGCAAGGTGCACAACCGGCGCAGCTTCGCCAGCCCGCAGGTGATCATCTGCGTGCCGTCGGGCTCGACGGCGGTGGAACGCCGCGCGATCCAGGAATCGGCCGAGAGCGCGGGCGCGCGGCGCGTGTTCCTGATCGAGGAGCCTATGGCCGCGGCGATCGGCGCCGGTCTGCCGGTGACCGAGCCGACCGGCTCGATGGTGGTCGACATCGGCGGCGGCACCACCGAGGTGGCGGTGCTGTCGCTGGGCGGCATCGTCTATTCGCGCTCGGTCCGGGTCGGCGGCGACAAGATGGACGAGGCGATCATCGGCTATATCCGCCGCACCCATAACCTGCTGATCGGCGAGGGCACCGCGGAGCGGATCAAGAAGCAGATCGGTTCGGCCTGCCCGCCGGAGGACGGCGAGGGCGCGGTGATGGAGATAAAGGGCCGCGACCTGATGAACGGCGTGCCGAAGGAACTGGTCATCTCCGAGCGGCAGGTGGCGGAAAGCCTGGCCGAGCCGGTCAGCGCCATCGTCGAGGCGGTCAAGGTGGCGCTGGAGCACACCGCGCCGGAACTGGCGGCCGACATCGTCGACAAGGGCATCGTGCTGACCGGGGGCGGCGCGCTGCTCGGCAACCTGGACTATGTGCTGCGCCACGCCACCGGCCTGCCGGTGTCGATCGGCGACGACGCGCTGTCGTGCGTGGCGCTGGGCACCGGCCGGGCGCTGGAGGAGCTGAAGACGCTGCGGCACGTCTTGATCAACCAGTAA
- the mrdA gene encoding penicillin-binding protein 2: protein MLRLRRKKQAAAERVMAGFRRDEDRMRGFSRRALTIGGLQVGLFGVLGARLYGLQVVEADRYALLAEDNRVNMRLLPPPRGEIFDRNGEPVAVNELNYRVQMVPEQAGEMEVVLARLARIVALAPDEIERILEEVGRRRSFLPVMVAENLTWNQVASVEVNAPDLPGVSIDLGYRRIYPNAAAMGHLTGYIAPPREEDLNGDPLLELPDFQMGRSGLERRYDEVLRGRAGVSQVEVNALGRVIRELTREEGQPGRDLTLTIDAGLQRATVERFGEESGAAVVMDAHTGDVLAMVSAPAYDPNQFIGGISVANWNALTDNPRAPLRDKAIAGTYSPGSTFKMVVGLAALEAGIIDANSEVWCPGFLDYGVNRFHCWKHFGHGHVNLASAIEQSCDVYFYETALELGIDKLSAFARRYGFGDLTGVDLVGERTGLMPTKGWKEATLGNPWVPGDTINAGIGQGYVNCTPLQLAVMTARLVNGGYAVTPRLTKRLEGEPAPTFPSMGIPDIWQGWIRDAMSLVVNSPSGTAYRARIEDERLAMGGKSGTVQVRRITAAERAAGIISDEDRPWHHRNHALFVAYAPVYAPRFVCGVVVEHGGGGSSTAAPIARDTLLDVQRRFGAAEVADIGPLQR, encoded by the coding sequence ATGCTTAGGCTGCGCCGGAAGAAGCAGGCGGCGGCCGAGCGCGTCATGGCGGGCTTCCGCCGCGACGAGGACCGCATGCGCGGCTTCAGTCGCCGCGCGTTGACGATCGGCGGCCTGCAGGTCGGGCTGTTCGGCGTGCTCGGCGCCCGGCTTTACGGGCTGCAGGTGGTGGAGGCCGACCGCTATGCGCTGCTGGCGGAGGACAACCGGGTCAATATGCGCCTGCTGCCGCCGCCGCGCGGCGAGATCTTCGACCGCAACGGCGAACCGGTCGCGGTCAACGAGCTGAACTACCGGGTCCAGATGGTGCCCGAGCAGGCCGGCGAGATGGAGGTGGTGCTGGCGCGGCTGGCACGCATCGTTGCGCTGGCGCCCGACGAGATCGAGCGCATCCTGGAGGAGGTCGGCCGCCGCCGCTCGTTCCTGCCGGTGATGGTGGCGGAGAACCTGACCTGGAACCAGGTCGCCAGCGTCGAGGTCAACGCACCGGACCTGCCGGGCGTGTCGATCGACCTCGGCTATCGCCGCATCTATCCGAATGCCGCCGCGATGGGCCACCTGACCGGCTACATCGCCCCGCCGCGGGAGGAGGACTTGAACGGCGACCCGCTGCTCGAGTTGCCCGATTTCCAGATGGGCCGCAGCGGACTGGAGCGGCGCTACGACGAGGTGCTGCGCGGGCGCGCCGGCGTCAGCCAGGTCGAGGTCAACGCCCTGGGCCGCGTGATCCGCGAGCTGACGCGCGAGGAAGGCCAGCCGGGCCGCGACCTGACGCTGACCATCGATGCCGGCCTGCAGCGCGCCACGGTCGAGCGCTTCGGCGAGGAGAGCGGCGCCGCGGTGGTCATGGACGCCCACACCGGCGACGTGCTGGCGATGGTGTCGGCGCCGGCCTACGACCCCAACCAGTTCATCGGCGGCATCTCGGTCGCCAACTGGAACGCGCTGACCGACAACCCGCGCGCGCCGCTGCGCGACAAGGCGATCGCCGGCACCTACTCGCCCGGCTCCACCTTCAAGATGGTGGTCGGGCTCGCCGCGCTGGAGGCGGGCATCATCGACGCCAACAGCGAGGTCTGGTGCCCGGGCTTCCTCGACTACGGCGTCAACCGCTTCCACTGCTGGAAGCATTTCGGCCACGGCCACGTCAACCTGGCCAGTGCGATCGAGCAGTCGTGCGACGTCTATTTCTACGAGACCGCGCTGGAACTGGGCATCGACAAGCTCAGCGCATTCGCGCGGCGCTATGGCTTCGGCGACCTGACCGGGGTCGACCTGGTCGGCGAGCGCACCGGCCTGATGCCGACGAAGGGCTGGAAGGAGGCCACGCTGGGCAACCCGTGGGTGCCGGGCGATACCATCAACGCCGGCATCGGCCAGGGCTATGTCAACTGCACGCCGCTGCAGCTGGCGGTGATGACCGCGCGGCTGGTCAACGGCGGCTATGCGGTGACCCCGCGCCTGACCAAGCGGCTGGAGGGCGAACCGGCGCCGACCTTCCCGTCGATGGGCATACCCGACATCTGGCAGGGCTGGATCCGCGACGCCATGAGCCTGGTGGTCAATTCGCCGAGCGGCACCGCCTACCGCGCGCGGATCGAGGACGAGCGGCTGGCGATGGGCGGCAAGTCCGGCACCGTGCAGGTCCGCCGCATCACGGCGGCGGAGCGCGCGGCCGGCATCATCAGCGACGAGGACCGGCCCTGGCACCACCGCAACCATGCGCTGTTCGTCGCCTATGCGCCGGTCTATGCACCGCGTTTCGTGTGCGGCGTGGTCGTGGAGCATGGCGGCGGCGGTTCGTCCACCGCCGCGCCGATCGCGCGCGATACGCTGCTCGACGTGCAGCGCCGGTTCGGTGCCGCCGAGGTGGCGGACATCGGTCCGCTGCAGCGCTGA
- the mreD gene encoding rod shape-determining protein MreD, with the protein MNRLLLRIDAVARQSVPVALTLLLVLISALPPVLPVFREAAPAWVLIAVFHWSVQRPELMPVQAAFVIGLLQDLLLGLPPGSSALIYVVLRGVAGRIAQLTAGRGFVNLWIMFAGAAAGAGLLRYLIMTVWLERVLDPVPALFELLLTVGVFPLVSWLLTRLQRGLLTHA; encoded by the coding sequence ATGAACCGGCTGCTGCTGCGCATCGATGCCGTCGCCCGCCAGTCGGTGCCGGTGGCGCTGACGCTGCTGCTGGTGCTGATCTCCGCGCTGCCGCCGGTGCTGCCGGTGTTCCGCGAGGCGGCGCCGGCCTGGGTGCTTATCGCCGTGTTCCATTGGTCGGTCCAGCGGCCGGAGCTGATGCCGGTGCAGGCGGCCTTCGTCATCGGCCTGTTGCAGGACCTGCTGCTCGGCCTGCCGCCGGGCAGCAGCGCGCTGATCTACGTGGTGCTGCGCGGCGTGGCCGGGCGCATCGCGCAACTGACCGCGGGCCGCGGCTTCGTCAACCTGTGGATCATGTTCGCGGGTGCCGCGGCCGGCGCCGGCCTGCTGCGCTACCTGATCATGACCGTCTGGCTGGAGCGGGTGCTGGATCCGGTGCCGGCGCTGTTCGAACTGCTGCTGACCGTCGGCGTCTTTCCGCTCGTCTCCTGGCTGCTGACCAGGCTGCAGCGCGGGTTGCTGACCCATGCTTAG
- a CDS encoding DUF294 nucleotidyltransferase-like domain-containing protein: MSDSPSAPDHVLDGFAYRRRVADVMVGPVVTIALGATLREAAAALGAHRVSALAVTGGDGPVSGILTERDLVRAIARGVDLDRATVLQAMTADVATIAPDAFVYVAIGRMQRLGIRHLPVVDDGRLAGMVSARALLKLRAGQAPVIGDAIGAAETPQEMAESLAQLPALARAMLADGCGGHEIAAVVAGVFRDATARAVALAEARLSDSHLGPPPAAYAFLVLGSAGRGESLLRPDQDNAIVHAGTVADDGWFAELGRMASDFLDAAGIPYCIGHVMASEPHWRRTLAGWRDEIGRWIARAEGESLLNVDIFFDFQPVHGDRGLAGALRAQSLAAAARAPLFLRMMAGQLDSLSPPFNLFGRLRTDPDSGRFDAKIGALLPAVAAARIMALATETPETGTVGRLRAAAAIGGAESGAVAEIVEAHGLVLRMLAAQQVADRAAGQPATNWLAARELPRHEREALIEALHAIDGAKLLVRDVLTAPRNGSTPAAR, from the coding sequence ATGAGCGACAGCCCATCGGCGCCCGATCACGTGCTCGACGGTTTCGCCTATCGCCGGCGCGTCGCCGACGTGATGGTCGGGCCCGTGGTCACCATCGCGCTCGGCGCAACGCTGCGCGAGGCCGCCGCCGCGTTGGGCGCGCACCGGGTCAGCGCGCTGGCGGTCACCGGCGGCGACGGACCGGTCAGCGGGATCCTCACCGAACGCGATCTCGTCCGCGCCATCGCCCGCGGCGTCGACCTCGACCGCGCGACCGTGCTGCAGGCGATGACCGCCGACGTGGCCACCATCGCACCCGACGCCTTCGTCTATGTCGCCATCGGCCGGATGCAGCGCCTCGGCATCCGCCACCTGCCGGTCGTCGACGACGGCCGGCTGGCCGGCATGGTCAGCGCCCGCGCCCTGCTCAAGCTGCGCGCCGGCCAGGCGCCGGTGATCGGCGACGCCATCGGCGCCGCGGAAACCCCACAGGAGATGGCGGAGAGCCTGGCCCAGCTGCCGGCCCTGGCCCGGGCGATGCTGGCCGACGGGTGCGGCGGCCACGAGATCGCGGCGGTCGTCGCCGGCGTGTTCCGCGACGCCACCGCGCGCGCCGTCGCCCTGGCCGAAGCGCGACTCAGCGATTCGCATCTTGGACCGCCGCCGGCCGCCTATGCCTTTCTGGTGCTCGGCTCGGCCGGACGCGGCGAAAGCCTGCTGCGCCCCGACCAGGACAACGCCATCGTCCATGCCGGCACAGTCGCGGACGACGGCTGGTTCGCCGAGCTGGGCCGCATGGCCAGCGACTTCCTCGATGCCGCCGGCATCCCCTACTGCATCGGCCACGTGATGGCGTCGGAGCCGCACTGGCGGCGGACCCTGGCGGGCTGGCGCGACGAGATCGGCCGCTGGATCGCGCGGGCCGAGGGCGAGAGCCTGCTCAACGTCGACATCTTCTTCGACTTCCAGCCGGTGCATGGCGACCGCGGCCTGGCCGGCGCGCTGCGCGCCCAGTCGCTGGCCGCCGCGGCACGCGCCCCGCTGTTCCTGCGCATGATGGCCGGCCAGCTCGACAGCCTGTCGCCGCCGTTCAACCTGTTCGGGCGGTTGCGCACCGACCCCGACAGCGGCCGCTTCGATGCCAAGATCGGTGCGTTGCTTCCCGCCGTCGCGGCGGCGCGGATCATGGCGCTGGCGACCGAGACGCCGGAGACCGGCACGGTCGGTCGGCTGCGCGCCGCGGCCGCCATCGGCGGGGCGGAGAGCGGGGCGGTGGCGGAGATCGTCGAGGCGCACGGACTGGTGCTGCGCATGCTCGCGGCCCAGCAGGTCGCCGACCGCGCCGCCGGCCAGCCGGCGACGAACTGGCTGGCAGCCCGCGAACTGCCGCGCCATGAACGCGAGGCGCTGATCGAGGCGCTGCATGCCATCGACGGCGCCAAGCTGCTCGTCCGCGACGTGCTAACCGCCCCGCGCAACGGCTCAACGCCCGCCGCGCGCTAG
- a CDS encoding endonuclease/exonuclease/phosphatase family protein: MEVITYNIQYCLGRDGRFDAGRIVETIRDADVVALQEVERFWTRSDDMDQCRVIADALPSHYWMFGPTIDVLKSTGRGADAAVDNRRRQFGNMILSRFPILSSRNHLLPKYTDPEKFTIQRGALEATIDAPFGPIRVYSTHLCHLSAAQRLRQVETILAIHGRADADGAVHSGRTPDAWADETVSPPPPPADAMLLGDFNMQPDSPEYGRLVADAFADAWTRAGVGGDGATLYSDAATRRGIRIDYCFVTAGLGARLRRVEVLAEAAGSDHQPVRTTFDPD, translated from the coding sequence GTGGAGGTGATCACCTACAACATCCAGTACTGCCTGGGCCGCGACGGTCGCTTCGACGCCGGTCGTATCGTCGAGACGATCCGCGACGCCGACGTCGTCGCCTTGCAGGAGGTGGAGCGGTTCTGGACGCGGTCCGACGACATGGACCAGTGCCGGGTGATCGCCGATGCCTTGCCCAGCCACTATTGGATGTTCGGCCCGACCATCGACGTGCTGAAGAGCACCGGGCGCGGCGCCGATGCCGCGGTCGACAACCGGCGCCGCCAGTTCGGCAACATGATCCTGTCGCGCTTCCCGATCCTGTCTTCGCGCAACCACCTGCTGCCGAAGTACACCGACCCGGAGAAGTTCACCATCCAGCGCGGCGCGCTGGAGGCGACCATCGACGCGCCGTTCGGTCCGATCCGCGTCTACTCGACCCACCTGTGCCACCTGTCCGCCGCCCAGCGCCTGCGCCAGGTCGAAACCATCCTCGCCATTCACGGGCGCGCCGATGCCGACGGAGCGGTGCACAGCGGCCGCACGCCGGACGCCTGGGCGGACGAGACGGTCAGCCCGCCGCCGCCGCCGGCCGACGCCATGCTGCTGGGCGACTTCAACATGCAGCCGGATTCGCCCGAATACGGCCGGCTGGTCGCCGACGCCTTTGCCGATGCCTGGACCCGTGCGGGTGTCGGCGGCGACGGCGCCACCCTGTACAGCGATGCCGCGACGCGCCGCGGCATTCGCATCGACTATTGCTTCGTCACGGCGGGCCTCGGCGCGCGCCTTCGCCGGGTCGAGGTGCTGGCCGAGGCTGCCGGGTCCGACCACCAGCCGGTGCGCACGACGTTCGATCCGGACTGA